The Primulina tabacum isolate GXHZ01 chromosome 10, ASM2559414v2, whole genome shotgun sequence region atcttgtggaaacaatcaacagtcgctctgtacttggtaagcatatcaataccgataatacagtcaaaatcagacaacccatgtacgatgcaatctaactcaatctcatgcccttcatACTGTAGTAAAAAAtgtttaacagatttcactgaaatcaaacatgtccccaaaggagaagagatagACACTACAgatgataatgactcaacaggcaatgcatgactcaatgcaaatctctcagagataaatgtatgagaagcaccggtatctatcaatacataagcaggataaccacataaagaacagttacctgcaacatcatcatctggtgcttcctgagcctgctcctctgtcaaagaaaatactctggcctgctgtctaggaggctggctcacggtctggctacctcctggcctctgctgtgacggaGTAGTTGGTggtggctgaaaggaatgaacagctgatgatcgtccacctgtctgagccactgatccagatgactccgctccctgagatctctgggaacctctctgtggacacaccctagcaaagtgtccctactgtctgcagatgttgcaactaccagtcactccctagcattgctcggtcggatgtcttcctccgcaagtcctgcaatacactccagtatagctCTGGCCCTGTCGGGCACcaccggagctagaagaactgctccctgactacttgaattgctttcctcgagccttcaagaaatctttctttccaccactactGTTGCCACCCTCAAATATGGGAGGAGGTTGCTGTGGCCTCGGGGCTGAAGGAACATTCAAAGCTCCTTTTTGTCtaatcagaccagcttcagctcctttgaCTCTATTCAGGGCATCAAAAAAGTTATTTGGTcgcccagtgttcaccaatgtaaaaatctcggggttcaagccattgatgaactgatcagcagtagcttcctcgctttcagcaacatgtggagcaaatctcaacaaagtggagaacttggacacatactcctcaatgttcaactgaccctgtctttgattggcaaactctgcccccttgtctttcctgtacgacactgggaagaatctctgatataattcagctttaaagacattccaggtaatagtcgtacctcgatgctccaatgctctcttcgtCGTAACCCACctgttctttgcaacatcatgcaactggtgtcctATCAATCGAACTCGacgttcatctgtataatccaacgaatcaaactgcatttcaatatcatctaaccaacactcacagtcaacagaagtctctgttcccttcaaggttggcggtttaaacgactgaaacctcttcagtaacatttccatcggagttgctgtcacatccatcggatttgcagatgtactaccctgttcaggtattcttcgaggaggcatatctgattaccaaaaggattagCAACCAAGTataacaaacctgtttcagtcctcctctgatcatcttactgctgatcgagaatcggttctgattcactctcaataatacacgttaccaaatcaaatcagatagtcaagtaaacatgtattttaaagcagtaagtcatgctagcaatcaaaagcaaggaaagaaaactcattctaccccgctctctagctcctatctcagtctaaggtacctactgctctgataccacctgctgtggggacccgaacctaatccatctgcttaatcattattaggatcatttaattaatttgggtctaatttttttttatatacaaatgcggaaacgtaaagtaatcacacttatataaatatcaacataaagtacagaTCATGTAAAAAATATGTTTATCGCAACTagagttcagccactacatcaagtactgaaaatcaatctactctaagttcggatctccacgctaatcttgaatctctcgtTATCTTCGTGACcatgatcctatcccacctgttatcatgcacacatacaaacaagacaacagccggataactccggtgagaaatacatcccagtataaataatgttaacatgcaatcatataaaacatatataaaagcatgaaacagatatcaataacatgtatcaaatctgaaagacatgaatcgatataaactGTAACTCAAACTCtagactcatcatctcagactcgactcatttctaatctagggatcccgatctgaataagaacgcaacgttctcccatctactttaccccagctagatggtggtacgttcttagtcccagactttggctgtctatatcgaagatctgcaataggagtcgttCTTCTCCTCTgtatatcgatatatatccaaaagtccagtgacttggcggttctgccatggcgattctgccaaagactaggcggatctgcccaactctaactcatgctttactatagatcaatagactaagcatgtcaatatcaagaattgcaaatatcaatgcaataatcattcagtatgggattttgggaaactcaagtcaaatctaactcgagttgtgcaatcccgaatcaacattgatttatacctttctctctATCAATCTGATtttgtcgaagtctcgaactcaaatctgtcaatactaaatctggaaatgacaataacgtggaatacaatatcaataccccactcaatcaatactggataaaatcagaactcaatcaaattcttttttaacagcataactgtacagtctcaatatacccaacaatataaatcaatcagatatccattcccacaactcataatcaatacgatacaaatctgatatcacatctcagtcaaataaactctgaaattcataacaattctacacggtatccgttcttcaattcggtttcaattatacgatgtctaacatatcagaaacaccatatatgaatcatatcaaattctggcaatatcataatttcaagacatatcagaacataagaaaacttacagtccagttgaagcctgcgtcgttagaaactcagtactgaagtcggattcaaaatctaacggacggattgaaatataaaggcgtaagaattTTCGCCAGCCTTTCTCGTTCCTTTTCTTTGTTTCAGCTGAGGAAGGaattgtatatgtatatatatatcctaagcTGCATGAaagaatacgtgtcatcattttCTTGAACTTcagttggcgctcgggcggtgctaaactaccgctcgggtgcggcatgttctgtccagCTCTTTTCTTATTGCACATTGGCGTttgggcggtcacaaactaccgctcgggcgccgcatcctctgcccaaaacatgTTTctattgaacattggcgctcgggcggtcaaaaactaccgctcgggcgccaatagttctgcccCAAAAAATGTGTCATTCATATGCTtagcccaatctggtctcggaatgatctatctataatcatatcagttcaaaatcaatcatatcagattacagtaatcaaaTTTCTCGGGCATTACGATATGACAGGTTTGGCATAAGTTGTAGTGTTTCAAAGTTCAGTATATGTGAGaggtttgacatgtacttgcgAAGCATCGATATGTGGAAGACATTGTGGACTACTGCGAGATTAGTTCCAACACCACTCGATATGCTAATGCTCCTACTCTTTCGagtatctcaaatggtccaatgaatcttggactaagtttgtctttctagccaaatctcataacacccttcataggtgctatttttatGAACACGTGATCACTTACTGTAAACTCGAGATCTCGTCTCCTTTGGGCCGCttagctcttctgtcgactttgagcagttttcattctttctcggatcttGGCTAACATTTCGGTGGTGTGCTGAACTATCTCGGGTCCTAATGTAGCTCTTTCTCCTATCTCGTCCCAATAGATGGGTGATCTACATTTCATTCCGtagagtgcctcgtatggagccattcctatGGATGATTGATAATtgttattgtaggtgaactccactagaggttgTTTCGATTCCCAAatcccttggaaatcgatcacgcaTGCTCGGAGTAGATCCTCTAACATCTGTATGACTCTCTCGGACTGACCGTTGGTCTGAGGATGAAATGCGGTACTGAATAGTAGTTTATCATCCAACGTTGCAtttaaactcttccaaaatgatgaagtgaagCGTGTGTCTCGGTCCGACACTATTGACACTTGAATACCATGTAGTCTAAagatctctcgaatatatagcTCTACATATTGAGTCGTGGAAAAAGTCGTGGTTACTGGTATGAAAAGTGTTGATTTGGTAAGACGGTCTACTATTACCCAAATAACATTGAGTCCTTTcactgtctttggcaatcctaccacaaaatccataggaatattctcccatttccactcgagaatgGGAAGTGGTCGAAGCATTCCCACTGGTCTTTGATACTCTACCTTTACTTGTTAACATGTCAAGCATTCAGATACAAAGAGCATAATCTCTCATTTcattcccggccaccaataaaaaaagttgcaaatccttgtacatcttggtacttctGGAATGAACAGAATAAGAAGTACTATGAGCTTTAGTCATAATATAAACTCTAAGTGAATccccactaggaacccatagtcgacCTCGATACTTAAAATGCCATCCTCGACTGAATATAACATGATGCCCTTCGATTCATCTCGTTGTCTCCATTTCTGCAGTTGCTCATCACTAGACTGTCCAGCTCTAATTCTATCTCGTAGAGTGGAATGCACTGTCAATGTAGCGAGATTAGGGGCCTCTTCCCTAgcataaaatttaagatcaaattGCTGAATTTCGACTTGTGAAGGCCTCTATACTTATAAATGTGCCAAGGTTGTCCCCTTTCTACTAAAAGCATCTGCAACTGAATTAGCTTTGCCgtgatggtagctaatgtcacagtcgtagtctttaACAAGCTCTAGCCACCGTCATTTTCTTATATTCAAAtacttttgggtgaagaaatatttaagaCTTTTGTGATCCGTAAATATCTTGGATTTCTCACCATACAAGTAGCGCCTCCAATTTTTCAACGCAAATACGACTGCTGCGAGCTCTAGATCatgcgtcggataattcttttcatgtaTTTTCAATTTTCTTGATGCATATGCTATAACTCGAACATTTTGCATGAGAACGGCACCCAATCCAAGTATTGAAGCATCAGTAAATAACACATATTTCCCTTGCTCTGTCGGCATAGCTAAAACTGGCGCTGTAGTGAATGCTTGCTTTAATTGGTCAAAACTCTTTTGACATTCCAGCCCCCAAACAAATTTCACTTTTTTCTTCGTCAATGTCGTCAAGGGTACTGCAATGGATGAAAAACCCTTGATGAACTTGCAatagtagccagctaaaccCAAGAATCTATGTATTTCCGTCACACTTTAAGGCACTGGCCACTGCTTGACTGACTCGACCTTAGATGGTTCGACATCTACTCCTTCTTTCGacacgatgtggcctaagaatgccatcCTCTCTAACCAAAACtgacacttgctgaattttacATATAATTTCCGCTCTCGTAAAACTTGCAAGGTCGTCCTCAAGTGCTGATCATGCTCCTCGCGGATCTTGGAATAGATTAAGACATCGTCGATGAAAACAATAATAAACTAATCGAGATATAGCAGAAATACGCAATTCATTAGATCGATGAAGATAGCTGGGGCGTTAGTCAGCCCAAATGGCATCGctaaaaactcataatgtccataacACGTTCGGAACACCATCTTATGTACATCTATCTCCTTAACACTCAACTGGTGTTATCCATACCTAAGATCTATCTATGAAAATACTgaagctccttgcaattgatcaaataaatactCGATTCGGGGctgtggatacttattctttactgtcACTCTATTTAGCTCCCTATAATCGATGCATAACCTCATAGTTCCATACTTCGTTTTCACAAATAACAGTGgccgccccatggtgaaaagttAAGGCGAATAAATCCTTTGTCTAATAGCTCTTGAATTTGGTCCTTTAGTTCCTTCATTTCAGTGGGTACGTATcgatatggtgccttagagatttgCACTGTACCGGGCATCAATTTGATAGCAAACTCTACTTATCTTTCAGGAGGAATACCAGAAACATCGTCAGAGAACACGTCAGGAAATTCCTTGACAACCTCCACATCCTCGATAGATCGACTGTCAGTGTTGCAGGTGCAGATACAATACTAACAAGGAAACTTTGCCAACCATTTTTAATAAGCTTATTCGCACGCAGAAATGAAATAATATGCGACATTTGATTGTTTTGCGCCGCCTCAAAGATAAAGGCTTTCCCGTTTGGTTGTCTAATAGATACTGGCCTCCGTCGAAAATCGATAGTAGCTAAATTTAGTgtgagccaatccatgccaaaaataatatcaaactcgGGCATAGGTAGTACTATAAGATCCGCTCGTATAATATTCTTTTGCAATCTAAGTTCCACATCATTAACCACGCTACTAGAAATCATATGTTCGCCAGAAGGCACCGTAAGTCTGAATCCCGACTCTACGTCTACTGGTAAGATTCCAAATTTCTTCACGAAGAATTCATATACGAAAGAATGCGTAGCTCCAGAATCTAGTAAGGAAGAGGGTTTGGGGGTAAGATATGTTGTAGCTATTCCCGCTAGCAATATTTGTCCTATAATAAGCGTAGTGTCTGGATCCGCTTGCTTAGCATGCATCACAAATGCCCTTCTAGTCGTAGGTTGCTTGAGCTTTGGGCAATTGTCGGCCTTGTGTCTCATCTCTccgcacttgaagcacttgtaggtgccccacatgcacttgccgtAATGAtgacgattgcactccttgcattgTGGCTTCTCAGCTGTCTTCGggacattttttttatgctaGTCCTTGTGGTCTTGGTTGTCCCGGTCACTTAGGTGGTCCCGTATAAGGCTTCTTATTATTCTAAATAGCTTGTTTGACACGATTCCTCTAGTGCCGCATCTCCCAATCAATGTCCTTCAGTTACTGCTGGGCTCGAAAAGCTTTAGCAATGACAGTATTATAATAAGTAGGATCAGTGAACATCACATCGCGACGGATCGT contains the following coding sequences:
- the LOC142505046 gene encoding uncharacterized protein LOC142505046 → MRHKADNCPKLKQPTTRRAFVMHAKQADPDTTLIIGQILLAGIATTYLTPKPSSLLDSGATHSFVYEFFVKKFGILPVDVESGFRLTVPSGEHMISSSVVNDVELRLQKNIIRADLIVLPMPEFDIIFGMDWLTLNLATIDFRRRPVSIRQPNGKAFIFEAAQNNQIRSIEDVEVVKEFPDVFSDDVSGIPPER